Proteins encoded by one window of Cylindrospermum stagnale PCC 7417:
- a CDS encoding Uma2 family endonuclease gives MTAAKDFPTSAELTIDIDTEDIIIPPSDLWSDEPPLESDLHREQIELLLACLKHWWRNRNDFYASGNLTIYFSQEQITTRDFRGPDFFVVLGCENRPRKSWVLWAEKGKYPDVIIELLSDSTAKVDKGVKFELYQNTFHTPEYFWFHPHTLEFRGFRLMGGKYQLLEATAEGWLWSEELELFLGVYESKLRFFSSDKQLVATPEERAKVAEKQAEDEREQREIAQRRVEELLARLKELGVEPNEL, from the coding sequence ATGACGGCTGCTAAAGATTTTCCAACATCTGCTGAATTAACTATAGATATAGATACAGAAGATATTATTATTCCTCCTAGTGATTTATGGAGTGATGAACCACCTTTGGAAAGTGATTTACACAGAGAACAAATTGAACTGCTGCTAGCTTGTCTTAAGCACTGGTGGCGTAACCGTAATGATTTCTATGCAAGTGGAAATCTGACAATTTATTTTAGTCAAGAGCAAATTACGACACGAGACTTTAGAGGTCCAGATTTCTTTGTGGTTTTGGGATGTGAAAACCGTCCTCGCAAAAGTTGGGTATTATGGGCAGAAAAGGGAAAGTATCCTGATGTAATTATTGAATTGCTGTCTGATAGTACTGCTAAAGTTGATAAAGGTGTTAAGTTTGAACTTTATCAAAATACTTTTCATACACCAGAATATTTTTGGTTTCACCCCCATACTTTGGAGTTTAGAGGCTTTCGTTTAATGGGTGGTAAATATCAACTTTTGGAAGCAACTGCTGAGGGGTGGTTATGGAGTGAAGAGTTAGAGTTATTTTTGGGTGTTTATGAGTCGAAATTAAGGTTTTTTAGTTCTGATAAGCAGTTGGTAGCTACTCCAGAAGAAAGGGCGAAAGTTGCAGAAAAGCAAGCTGAGGATGAAAGAGAGCAGAGAGAAATTGCACAACGGCGTGTAGAAGAGTTGCTGGCTAGATTGAAGGAATTAGGTGTTGAGCCAAATGAATTATAG
- the argS gene encoding arginine--tRNA ligase, giving the protein MNATQEQLKVKFEQALVAAFGADYAGVDPILVPASNPKFGDYQANVALSLSKRLGKQPRAIATAIVDKLDLSDICEPLEIAGPGFINLKLKTAFLEAQLNAIQADPRLGVPMAKTPQREIVDFSSPNIAKEMHVGHLRSTIIGDAIARILEFLGHDVLRLNHVGDWGTQFGMLITYLREVYPEALTTANALDIGDLVSFYREAKLRFDTDEAFQETARQEVVRLQAGAEDTIHAWKLLCEQSRLEFQIIYDLLDVHVMERGESFYNSFLPGIVEDLDKSSLLVENQGAKCVFLDGFTNREGEPLPLIVQKTDGGYNYATTDLASLRYRIQQDEAKRIIYVTDSGQANHFAQFFQVARKAGWIPDDVELVHVPFGLVLGEDGKKFKTRSGDTVRLRDLLDEAIARTRADLEARLQEEERQETEEFINNVAEVVGISAVKYADLSQNRTSNYIFSYDKMLDLKGNTAPYMLYAYARIQGISRKGDINFQELGDNAKVILQHPTELALAKDLLQLDEVISTVEQDLLPNRLCEYLYELCKKFNLFYDRIHGVPILEAEEPQRTSRLILCDLTARTLKLGLNLLGIQVLERM; this is encoded by the coding sequence ATGAACGCTACACAAGAACAACTAAAAGTTAAGTTTGAGCAGGCTTTGGTGGCTGCTTTTGGCGCTGACTACGCTGGGGTAGATCCGATTTTGGTTCCTGCGAGTAATCCTAAATTTGGTGATTATCAGGCGAATGTGGCTTTGTCTTTGAGTAAAAGGTTAGGAAAGCAACCAAGGGCGATCGCAACGGCGATCGTTGATAAACTAGATTTATCGGATATTTGCGAACCCCTGGAGATAGCTGGCCCGGGTTTTATCAATCTGAAGCTAAAAACAGCATTCCTGGAAGCACAACTTAACGCTATTCAAGCAGATCCCCGGTTAGGAGTGCCAATGGCGAAGACGCCACAACGGGAAATTGTGGATTTCTCTAGTCCGAATATTGCTAAAGAAATGCACGTCGGACATTTGCGGTCTACGATTATTGGTGATGCGATCGCTCGGATTCTCGAATTTCTAGGTCATGATGTACTGCGGTTAAATCATGTCGGTGATTGGGGTACGCAGTTTGGGATGTTAATCACCTACCTGCGGGAAGTATACCCAGAAGCGCTTACCACTGCTAACGCTTTAGATATTGGGGATTTAGTCAGCTTTTACCGTGAAGCCAAATTGCGGTTTGATACAGATGAAGCTTTCCAAGAAACCGCACGGCAAGAGGTCGTAAGATTACAAGCAGGGGCTGAAGATACAATCCATGCTTGGAAACTGCTGTGTGAACAGTCGCGGCTTGAGTTTCAGATAATTTATGATTTGCTGGATGTCCATGTAATGGAACGGGGAGAATCTTTCTACAACTCCTTTTTACCTGGAATTGTGGAAGATTTGGATAAATCTAGCTTATTGGTAGAAAACCAAGGTGCAAAATGCGTTTTCTTGGATGGGTTTACGAATAGAGAAGGGGAACCCTTACCTTTAATTGTCCAGAAAACCGATGGTGGTTATAACTACGCGACAACAGATTTAGCATCTCTCCGCTACCGGATTCAACAAGATGAGGCCAAGCGGATAATTTATGTAACGGATTCTGGACAAGCAAACCACTTTGCTCAATTTTTCCAGGTAGCGCGTAAAGCTGGATGGATTCCCGATGATGTAGAACTTGTCCATGTTCCCTTTGGTTTGGTGTTGGGGGAAGATGGTAAAAAGTTCAAAACTCGCTCTGGGGATACGGTGCGGCTGCGGGATTTGTTAGATGAAGCGATCGCTCGTACCCGTGCTGACCTAGAAGCTAGATTACAAGAAGAAGAACGCCAAGAAACTGAAGAATTCATTAATAATGTTGCTGAGGTAGTTGGTATCAGTGCGGTGAAGTATGCCGATTTAAGCCAAAACCGGACTAGCAACTACATCTTCAGCTATGACAAAATGCTGGATCTCAAAGGCAATACTGCACCATATATGCTGTATGCTTATGCACGGATTCAAGGAATTAGCCGCAAAGGTGATATTAATTTTCAGGAGTTGGGTGATAATGCAAAAGTTATATTGCAACATCCAACAGAATTGGCGTTAGCAAAGGATTTGCTTCAGCTAGATGAAGTTATTAGCACTGTGGAACAAGATTTGTTACCCAATCGTTTGTGCGAGTATTTGTACGAGTTGTGTAAAAAGTTTAATCTGTTTTACGATCGCATTCATGGAGTGCCTATACTAGAGGCAGAAGAACCGCAGCGGACATCCCGGTTGATTTTGTGTGATTTGACAGCTAGAACTCTGAAGCTGGGATTAAATTTGTTGGGAATCCAGGTTTTAGAGAGGATGTAG
- a CDS encoding TIGR04168 family protein produces MTSQKTQSITLKIAVVGDVHDQWEVEDGVALKHLGVDLVLFVGDFGNESVEVVRAIASLDIPKAAVMGNHDAWYSATEWGRKKCPYDRSKEDWVQEQLDLLGSAHVGYGKLDFPAWNLTVVGGRPFTWGGPEWRFAEISQERYGVTSLEESADRIVKAVKSAAYETIIFLGHNGPSGLGDRPEDPCGKDWHPIGGDFGDPDFGQAISQSLTAGKTIPLVTFGHMHRTLRHTKKVPRTPVFRSPEGTIYLNAANVPRIVEDDGVKLRNFSIVSLEEGVVSQVSLVWVGNDFQVASEEILYARWHNVS; encoded by the coding sequence ATGACCAGTCAGAAAACTCAATCAATAACCCTGAAAATTGCTGTAGTTGGCGATGTTCACGACCAATGGGAAGTAGAAGATGGTGTAGCACTCAAGCATCTGGGTGTGGACTTAGTGCTGTTTGTAGGGGATTTCGGTAATGAGTCGGTGGAAGTGGTAAGAGCGATCGCATCCCTCGACATTCCCAAAGCAGCGGTAATGGGCAATCACGATGCATGGTACAGTGCCACGGAATGGGGACGTAAGAAGTGTCCTTATGACCGCTCCAAGGAAGACTGGGTACAGGAACAACTGGATTTATTAGGTTCAGCCCATGTTGGTTACGGTAAACTGGATTTTCCAGCTTGGAATTTAACTGTGGTGGGGGGTCGTCCCTTTACTTGGGGTGGCCCGGAGTGGAGATTCGCGGAAATCTCCCAAGAACGGTATGGTGTGACGAGTCTGGAAGAGTCCGCCGACCGCATTGTTAAAGCCGTAAAAAGCGCTGCTTATGAGACGATTATTTTTCTGGGACACAATGGGCCTAGCGGATTAGGCGATCGCCCTGAAGACCCCTGCGGCAAAGACTGGCACCCCATTGGCGGCGATTTTGGTGATCCAGATTTTGGCCAGGCGATTTCTCAGAGTCTCACTGCTGGTAAAACGATTCCTCTGGTTACTTTTGGTCATATGCACCGGACTCTCAGGCACACTAAGAAGGTGCCGCGAACACCCGTTTTTAGAAGTCCAGAGGGGACAATTTACTTGAATGCGGCAAATGTGCCCAGAATTGTGGAAGACGACGGGGTGAAGCTGCGGAATTTTTCGATTGTTTCCTTAGAGGAGGGTGTGGTTTCCCAAGTCTCTCTCGTTTGGGTGGGTAATGACTTCCAAGTGGCATCGGAGGAAATTTTGTATGCGCGATGGCACAATGTGTCGTAG
- the nadA gene encoding quinolinate synthase NadA, producing MFTTALAQRDTTQPGGLPLDLFAAIEDLKKELNAVILAHYYQEPDIQDIADFIGDSLQLAKAAEKTNADAIVFAGVHFMAETAKILNPEKLVLLPDLNAGCSLADSCPAEAFAAFKAAHPDHLVISYINCSAEIKAMSDIICTSSNAVKIVQQIPQEQPIIFAPDRNLGRYVMEQTGRDLLLWEGSCIVHETFSEKKIIQLKITHPEAEAIAHPECESSVLRHASFIGSTAALLKYCQSSPAKEFIVATEPGIIHQMQKLAPDKQFIPAPPVNNCACNECPFMRLNTLEKLYLAMKNRTPEITMSEDIRLAALRPMQRMLEMSV from the coding sequence GTGTTTACAACTGCACTTGCTCAACGGGACACAACCCAACCGGGTGGACTACCATTAGACTTATTTGCCGCTATTGAGGATCTCAAAAAAGAACTCAACGCGGTTATCCTGGCACATTACTATCAAGAGCCTGATATTCAGGATATCGCAGACTTTATTGGGGATTCGTTGCAACTGGCAAAAGCAGCTGAAAAAACCAATGCAGATGCGATCGTCTTTGCTGGCGTTCACTTCATGGCAGAAACAGCCAAAATCCTCAATCCAGAAAAATTGGTACTGTTACCAGATTTGAATGCTGGTTGTTCTCTAGCAGACAGTTGTCCCGCAGAGGCGTTTGCAGCTTTTAAAGCAGCGCATCCAGATCATTTGGTGATTTCTTACATCAACTGCTCTGCAGAAATTAAGGCGATGAGCGATATTATCTGCACCAGTTCCAACGCTGTGAAGATTGTGCAGCAGATACCCCAGGAGCAGCCAATTATTTTTGCCCCAGACCGGAATTTGGGGCGGTATGTGATGGAACAGACTGGGCGAGATTTGCTGCTATGGGAAGGTAGCTGTATAGTGCATGAAACCTTTTCCGAGAAGAAAATTATCCAGCTAAAAATTACACACCCAGAGGCAGAGGCAATCGCCCACCCAGAATGTGAAAGTAGTGTATTGCGCCACGCCAGCTTTATCGGCTCTACAGCAGCTTTACTCAAGTATTGTCAAAGCAGTCCAGCAAAGGAATTTATTGTTGCTACTGAGCCTGGTATCATTCACCAAATGCAAAAACTAGCTCCTGACAAGCAATTCATTCCCGCCCCACCAGTGAATAACTGTGCTTGCAACGAATGTCCATTTATGCGGTTAAACACCCTAGAAAAGCTTTACTTGGCAATGAAAAATCGCACTCCCGAAATTACCATGTCAGAAGATATCCGTCTTGCTGCGCTGCGACCAATGCAACGGATGTTGGAGATGAGTGTTTAG